The following coding sequences are from one Lolium rigidum isolate FL_2022 chromosome 6, APGP_CSIRO_Lrig_0.1, whole genome shotgun sequence window:
- the LOC124668405 gene encoding vesicle transport protein SFT2B-like → MDALTRLHRSLAGGDDEEGQEDDLLGDTEDLCSLSPLQRLYYFAACLAAGLVLMMLSLIVFARPIKFAIMFTFGNIMAVGSTVFVMGLDKQLRMMFDPVRVYATAIYGGCVVFALIFALLIHDKLLTLIAIICEICALFWYSLSYIPFARRIVSDLMVKLCDTEL, encoded by the exons ATGGACGCGCTCACCCGCCTCCACCGctcgctcgccggcggcgacgacgaagagGGGCAAGAGGACGACCTTCTCGGTGACACCGAAGACCTCTGCTCCCTGTCCCCTCTCCAG CGGCTCTACTACTTTGCGGCGTGCCTGGCTGCTGGACTCGTCCTCATGATGCTG TCACTTATTGTCTTCGCCAGACCTATCAAATTCGCCATCATGTTCACATTTGGAAACATAATGGCAGTTGGCAG CACAGTCTTTGTAATGGGGCTGGATAAACAACTGAGGATGATGTTTGACCCAGTTCGTGTTTATGCTACGGCTATTTATGGTGGATGTGTTgtttttgctctaatttttgctcTTTTG ATTCATGACAAGTTGCTAACATTGATTGCAATCATATGTGAGATCTGCGCCCTCTTTTG GTACAGCTTGAGCTACATCCCCTTCGCTCGCCGAATCGTTTCCGACCTGATGGTGAAGCTTTGCGACACTGAACTATGA
- the LOC124659089 gene encoding probable F-box protein At3g61730, translating into MGKAISLLRPPPPPPSESGMMELRKRPRPRLLDPDFVSSPPPTPPRKRPAAAAEDPAPSKRARLCGSYYIGSPVVGLQPTRCCRLAAPLARASSIPRSRVPFNWYEPDMWTEVAKYLHGADLVHLAATCHWFRHLLFGEDSIWCYAFFRDLSLRTDDARILKLLIPRPFHRSWRLLYVNAFNNTHAYCFRQPKKHIEWFRIGGFLMDTSRMLLTATLVLPRGMPPADENPRFSISLTGACLLTNVRPGIWIADMHMVRCPVCNFKKCKGTMQVLEARHCELYLEKKFKDGTWEYEDIGSHFSDGPLDNAGAAIFNCDHIHTPHIGNILNAKSWIRERSNLLPRARFTPIAVAMNSNLKPNHGLLSKFKAMRYSKDGEIVSVRITQQLL; encoded by the exons ATGGGCAAGGCCATCTCTCTTCTgcgcccaccaccaccaccaccgagcgAGAGCGGGATGATGGAGCTGAGGAAGCGCCCGCGGCCGCGGCTGCTCGACCCCGACTTCGTCTCGTCGCCCCCGCCCACGCCGCCCAGGAAgcggcccgcggcggcggcggaggacccGGCGCCGAGCAAGAGGGCCAGGCTGTGCGGGAGCTACTACATCGGCAGCCCCGTCGTCGGGCTCCAGCCGACCAGGTGCTGCCGGCTGGCGGCGCCCCTGGCGCGCGCCTCCTCCATCCCTCGCTCTCGCGTCCCCTTCAACTG GTATGAGCCGGACATGTGGACGGAGGTGGCCAAGTACCTGCACGGCGCCGACCTGGTGCACCTCGCCGCTACCTGCCACTGGTTCCGCCATCTCCTCTTCGGAGAAGACTCGATCTGGTGCTACGCCTTCTTCCGTGACCTCTCCCTCCGCACTGACGATGCCAGGATCCTCAAGCTCCTCATTCCCCGCCCGTTCCACCGCTCCTGGCGCCTCCTCTACGTCAACGCCTTCA ACAACACCCACGCATACTGCTTTCGCCAGCCCAAGAAGCACATCG AGTGGTTTCGCATTGGTGGATTCCTGATGGACACGTCGAGGATGCTGCTGACGGCGACGCTGGTGCTGCCACGAGGGATGCCGCCGGCTGACGAGAACCCGCGGTTCTCCATCAGTCTGACTGGGGCCTGCTTGCTCACCAACGTCCGACCTGGCATCTGGATCGCTG ACATGCACATGGTGCGATGCCCTGTGTGCAACTTCAAAAAGTGCAAAG GGACAATGCAGGTTCTGGAAGCCCGGCACTGTGAGCTGTACCTGGAGAAGAAGTTCAAGGATGGGACCTGGGAGTATGAGGACATTGGCAGTCACTTCAGCGATGGGCCGCTGGATAACGCCGGCGCTGCCATCTTTAACTGCGACCACATCCATACCCCACACATCGGCA ACATTCTCAATGCCAAGTCTTGGATCCGGGAACGCTCCAACCTGCTGCCCAGGGCACGCTTCACCCCCATCGCTGTCGCCATGAACAGCAACCTCAAACCCAACCATG GCTTGCTGTCCAAGTTCAAGGCGATGCGGTACTCGAAGGACGGGGAGATCGTGTCTGTCAGGATAACACAGCAGCTCCTGTGA